The Candidatus Dadabacteria bacterium genome includes a region encoding these proteins:
- a CDS encoding Mrp/NBP35 family ATP-binding protein produces the protein MELNRERIIKVLKGVNYPGFNRDIVSFGLVKDILVEDSKVTLSIILPKPDQKLQSTIEEEVRKAIFGIPGVEDLSMKTGSRPQKQITADAGSEKSKLPDVKYYIAVASGKGGVGKSTIATNLSLAISKKRQKVGLMDADIWGPSAPLMMGISEKPRATDDDKIVPIEKFGLKVMSIGFLVNEEDAVIWRGPMVHGAIKQFIEDVEWSGTDYLIIDLPPGTGDAQLSLAQTAPISGGVIVTTPQDVALVDVRRGILMFNKLNIPILGIVENMSYLDMPGVDGKIDIFGRGGGRRMAERFEVPFLGEIPIDPRIRIGGDNGTPIVESDPQSTAAKAFSEIADRILESVEN, from the coding sequence GTGGAACTAAACAGAGAACGGATAATAAAAGTTCTTAAGGGTGTTAACTATCCGGGATTTAACCGGGACATAGTGTCCTTCGGTCTCGTAAAAGACATTCTCGTGGAAGATTCGAAGGTGACCCTCTCCATAATACTTCCCAAGCCCGACCAGAAACTTCAGTCCACAATCGAGGAAGAAGTCCGAAAAGCCATTTTCGGCATACCCGGAGTTGAAGACCTCTCGATGAAGACCGGCTCGCGACCACAGAAGCAGATAACTGCCGATGCGGGTAGTGAAAAAAGCAAGCTTCCCGATGTAAAGTACTACATAGCCGTCGCAAGCGGCAAAGGAGGGGTCGGCAAGTCAACAATAGCGACAAACCTCTCCTTGGCAATCTCAAAAAAAAGACAGAAGGTCGGGCTTATGGATGCCGACATCTGGGGACCAAGCGCTCCTTTGATGATGGGAATAAGCGAAAAACCCCGCGCAACCGACGATGACAAGATCGTTCCGATAGAAAAGTTCGGCCTCAAGGTAATGTCCATCGGTTTTCTCGTGAACGAGGAGGACGCCGTGATATGGAGAGGTCCCATGGTACATGGAGCGATAAAGCAGTTTATCGAGGACGTTGAGTGGAGCGGAACGGATTACCTGATAATCGACCTTCCTCCAGGTACCGGGGACGCCCAGCTTTCTCTGGCGCAGACGGCCCCGATAAGCGGAGGAGTTATAGTAACCACTCCTCAGGACGTAGCCCTAGTGGACGTAAGAAGAGGGATACTGATGTTTAACAAACTGAATATTCCCATTCTTGGCATAGTGGAGAACATGAGCTATCTAGATATGCCCGGTGTGGACGGCAAGATAGACATATTCGGCAGGGGTGGAGGAAGGCGTATGGCAGAGAGATTTGAAGTGCCGTTTCTTGGAGAAATCCCAATCGATCCGCGGATAAGAATCGGTGGGGACAACGGAACTCCCATCGTGGAATCTGATCCGCAAAGCACGGCCGCAAAAGCCTTTTCTGAGATTGCAGACAGGATACTCGAATCCGTAGAGAACTGA